The Dokdonia sp. 4H-3-7-5 genomic interval AATTATAAATGAGCACATAAGTAGCAATAAGATTGACATGGTGGTGCTAGTAAACTCAAAGCATACCTATATGGAAACATTGTTACATACATCGACCATTGATACAGTAGGTCTCAATACCAAAATCCCATTTTTAATTTTACAGAATCTCTCACGCTAAACCATCACTTTATGAAACATATATTAATACCTACAGACTTTTCTAATGCTTCATATAACGCACTTGAGTATGCAGTGCAGTTATTTATAAACGATGCATGTACTTTTTATGTGTTGAATACCTACACACCTGTTGCTTTATATACCACCACTATTTACGATAATCATACAGCGCTTAATATAGACTTGGGTGAGATTTATAAAAACAACTCCTTAGAGCGACTCGAGACTATTATAGATAAAGTAAAATATGCTTACCCAAACAGTAAACATACTTTTACTCCTATAGCAAGCTATAATGTATTAACACTGGAAATAGATGAAATTGTTACAACTTCAAACATTGACGCCATCGTTATGGGAACCAGTGGAGCATCTGGACTTAAAGAAGTTTTTATAGGTTCTCAAACAATGCATGTTGTAAAAGATGCAAAAGTGCCTGTGATAGGCGTACCAGAGGGTTATACTTATAAAGCGCTCAAGGATATTCTGTTTGCTACAGATTATCGCACGGGAACCCATCAAAAGGGGCTTTCACTTTTAGAAGAACTTTGTAGAAAGCATATATCTAGGCTCATTTTTTTAAACGCGTATTTTGGTCTTTCTCTAGATGAAGAACAGCTTGAAAATAAAGAGAGCCTTGATACTTATTTTGAACGCGATGCACATATTAATGAAATAGCAGATGGCATGACTGTGCTTGAAGCCGTTGAAGATTTTCAATCTAAGCATGCGATAGATTTACTGGTACTCGTGCACAATAAGCATAGCTTTTTTGAGAACCTATTGTTTACACCTGTTGTAAATAAGATTGTCCATCATGCAGCTCTTCCTTTTATGATTTTACCACCCGTTAATACTGCTATATAATGATACGTGTTTTAGTACCTACAGATTTCTCCAAGCATGCATTAGATGCATTCACTTATGGGCAGCAGCTTTTTAAAGGAGAAAAAGTGACGTTTACATTATATCATGCTTATGAGCCATCTGCATTACAATTATTAGGAAATAAAAGTCCGCTCGCACTTTCTAAGATCTATAGGGATTTAAAAGACGAGTCAGAAGTGCGCTTACCTGTATTTCTATCAGAAATTCTAAGTAGAGATAAGAGTACGACTTTCTTTTACAAAACGGTAAGCTACTCTGGCCACCTTAAGGATGGTATTGCAGCGCTAGAGGAAAACGCTTATGATTATATAGTGATGGGAACAAAAGGAGCAACGGGACTTAAAGAAGTTTTTATGGGTAGTATGACCCATAGTATAGTAGCACTCCACAAAAAAATACCGCTACTTGTCATTCCAGAAAATGCTGTATTTAATGAGCCCGACAGCATAGGCTTTGCAACAGATTTTGCAAGACCGTATAGCCATGAGGATTTACAACCACTTATCGAGCTTACTAAGTTATGGAAAGCAACGGTGCGCATGGTAGAGGTATATGAAAAACCAGAGATTACTCAAGTAAAAAAAGATCATTTACAACAACTAGAAGACTTACTTTCAGGGGTAGATTATCGATTTCATACAGTCCCTGAGTTTTCATCATTAGAAAATTGTATAAACGTGTTTGATGATGAACTCAACATAGATTTACTTGTGATGATTGATTATCCTAAAACATTTTTTGAAAGACTCACGCGCGAGCCTGTTGTAAAGAAGATGACATTCCATACCACACTACCATTTCTTATACTTCCCAGCCATAACTGATTATTGTCATAGAATAAGAGTGTATCTCTCACTAGTTTAGAGGTATAAAACTTATGAAAATGGCACACATACTAGTACCCACAGATTTTTCTAAGAACGCTTACAACGCATTATTTTATGCAACTAGATTGTATCCTAATGAGGAATGCATAATAACGCTAGTACACTCTTTTGAAAATTTATTTTCCACCAATACGAGTCGTATAGATATAGGTAGAAATGAGCAATTATATGATGAGTTAGAACGTGCAGCTTTTGATAAGCTTGATACGTTGAAGCATGAAATAACACTTGATAGTGAGGGCATTTCTCTTGTTATTGATATGGTAACGAGCGCACAGCCTTTATACAAAATAGTAAATAAGCTTATCATAAATACAAACATAGATGTAGTGGTGATGGGAACTAAAGGCTCTTCAGGAATACGAGAAGTATTTTTAGGAAGCCAAACGGTAAAACTAATTAAGAAAATAAAGCCTGTGCCTGTGCCTGTGTTTGTAGTGCCTCAAAGCGCCACTTTTCAAGCGCCTACAAAGGTTGCTTATGCTACAGATCTTAAAATTGACTATGCTCAGTATCCACTAGAGATTATAAAGGAAGTCATAAGAACACATAAATCTAAGCTGTACATCACGCATATTTATAATCAAATGAGCCCAGGTCAAACTGTGGAGACTAATTATAGAAAACTTAAGCACAAACTGGAAGACGTCTCTTATACTACGCACTGGCTGTCTAGTATCACTAAGATGGAAGATGCACTAGGCCTCTTTATTAATGAACATGATATCAATTTACTAGTATTGATGTACCACAAAAGTGGCCTTTTAAAGAAACTCTTTAATAAATCGTTTGTAGATAAATTAAGCTTTCACTCAGAAATACCTCTACTCATATTACCAGAATCATTCTGATATATATCATAGTTTATACAATAGTACTCCCGTATTTTTAATTAATAATCAAACACTTACACGATGAAAAAGAAGATTCTAATACCTACAGATTTCTCAAAAAATGCTTGGAACGCGCTCACCTATGCAGCCGATCTTTTTAAGCATGAAGAATGTTCTTTCATTGTTCTCAACACCTATAGAACTAAAGGTTACAACTTAGGTGATTTGATGGTTCCAGAACCTGGAACACCATCGTATGAGAGTGCAAAAACGGCATCAGAGAAGCACATGGATAAGTTGGTGAGTATGATAGAATTTAGGGATACTAACCCTAAGCATGAGTATGAAATCATCACAAAGTTTGGTGGTCTTATGGAGGTGATGGAAGCTATAATTGAGCAACGAGATATAGAGTTAGTGGTGATGGGTACTAAGGGAGCAAGTAATAGTAGGGGAGCTCTTTTTGGTACAAGTACCATTCTCGCGATGGAAAAACTACGCAATTGCCCTGTGATGGGAGTGCCTCTCGATGTACGAGTAGCCAGTCTCAAAGAGATTGTAATGCCTACAGGATATAAAACTCATTATAAACGCAAAGAGCTCAGCAATCTCACAACAATTGCAAACCTTCAAGACGCAAATATCTGTGTGCTTTATGTAAACCCAGATGATACGTTAAGTAAACAACAAGAAGCAAATAAAGAGTTGCTGGCAGAGTGCCTAGAAGATGCATCCTTTAGTTTCCACCATCTGAGTGGAGTGGATGCTACTATTGGTGTGAGAAATTTTGTAGAGAGTCGTGATAGCGATATGGTTGCTATCATTAATAGAAAGCATGCCTTTTTTGGGAGTGTTTTTACCACACCTATGATCAAGGAGCTCGGTATGTTCAGCAAAGTGCCATTATTAGTGATGCATGATTTACGCAATTAATGGTGTGATGGTTACGCTTTCGCGAAAGCGTAATTGCACTATTTAGAAAACTAAGTCGCTGTAAAATAATTTGATAACATAAACCCAGCTTTACTCGTGATTAAAAAGTCTATCCAAGTCAAAAAGTCCTCTGGTGAAAAAGTAGATTTTTCACTAGAGAAACTGAAAGCCTCTTTACATCGCAGCGGCGCTGGAGAAAATGACGTAAGTCATATTCTTAATATAGTTCGCGATGAGCTTTATCAAGGCATATCTACTAAAGAAATTTACAATAGAGCCTTTGCATTGCTCAAAAAAAAGAAATCTGTTTTTGCGTCAAAATATAAATTAAAGAAAGCCATTTATGAATTTGGGCCTACAGGCTTTCCCTTTGAAAAATTTATAGGGCAGGTGTTAAAGCATAGTGGCTATGACACAGAAGTAGGAGTTCTTATGGATGGAAAATGTGTACATCATGAAGTGGATGTGGTGGCAAGTAAAGAAAACCGAACGCTTTATGTAGAGTGTAAATTTCACGGTGAAGAAGGGCGTAACTGTAATGTAAAAGTGCCGCTTTATATTCATGCGAGATACAGTGATATTATTGCTGAGACCAAAATTAAAGGAGCTATAAGTACTGAAGGATGGGTAGTTACTAACACTCGTTTTACAAAAGATGCTATAGATTATGGAACCTGCGCAGGTCTTACTTTATTAAGTTGGGATTATCCTAAAGATAACGGACTCAAAGATCGTATAGACAGCTTAGGATTATATCCCATTACCGTTTCTACACTTCTTACAAAGCGAGAAAAAAACTTTTTACTTGGTAGAGATGTTGTACTGTGTAAGCAATTACTAGGTGATAGTTTTTACCTCGATCATCTAGGAATTTCTGAGACTAGGAAGTCAAAAATTTTAAAGGATATTCAATTTCTGTGCAATGTAAGTGAGTAATAAATACTGCTCAATAGCTGATAATTATCATAGTTTAGGTAGCTCTACTACGCTACTTTTAAACTAGTTAACACGTAAAACTCTTTTAGTATGGAAACGACACTCCCACTCACAATAGACCAGTTTCATCAAGATGTCAAGGTCTGGAAATCTAATGTTGCACTCGCAAGCGACGAAATTCAGTTTATAGAAAATCTGACACATTCTTACATTTTTGAACCTAGTTCACCTAATCTTTTTGAGCGTTTAGAGCATTACAAAATAGAAGTTTCTAAAATCAAAGTATTACTCAAGAGTATTGAGGTTTTACTTGTAAAACACGATGCAGAACTAAGCGGGATGCTAGAGTGCGACACCGTTTCTTGCGATGTGTTTTTTCAAGAAAAACACTTGACAATTAAAGAGCAATACAGACAATTTATTGATTCTTATAATAAAACCAAAAGTGAGATTTTTAACTACTGTGGTAATATTCTTAAGACAAAAAAGAAATAAAGTATAAACATATAAATCTTCATATTAATTGGAGATTACATGAAGAGCCACCTCCTGATTAGAGGGGAATCAGGAGTGGTTTTTCTTTGCTTTTGCGAAAGCGTATTCTCAAAAATATCAAAACCTCATAGTTATTATGAAACATCCATTTTTTAATCAGTATAAGTTTAAATATCTTGAGTGGAATGATGCTCAAGCCATACACGATGTCACACTACTCTGGAAATCACAAGTGGAATTTATAGCTGTTGAGCCAGCTTTCTTAGGAGAGCTTTTAACCGAGCATACCCTGCAGCTACTTTCTGAAACAAGCTTTGAATATGCAAGACATCTCGCCGTAGAACTTGATGCTTTTGAAAAAGAAGTTCCAAAATTACTTAAACGTATTACAGAGCATTTAAACGAGGTAAAAGTCCTTATGGATGGTAAAGATGAGTTCCAGAAGGAGCGCACTTTTCAAGATGCCCATATCTTGCTAGAACTTAAAATGGGTGACTATCAAGATAAGTACAAACTCTTAAAAGAGGAGATATTTAAAACGATGAAGTCTGTCTTTGCTAATAGCAAAAGCAAATTAATAGCTTAAAACGTATTAAGATGAGAATATTATTAGTGTGTGTGAGTATATGTATAATAAGTCTGTTGCAAAGTTGTAACAGCTCAGAGCTTATTGAAAATTGGAAAAATCCAGATATCGATGTTTTTCAAGCAGAGAAAGTGCTTGTACTTGCAATGACCAGCGATGTAAAAAACCGAAAACTGTTTGAAAAACGATTAGTAGATCTTCTTAAAGATAAAGGAGTTAACGCGGTAGGAAGCGATGCTTTTTTTAATCCAGAATTTACCTCTAGACCGCGCACAGAAGAAGAGTTAGGAGATCTTGAGAGAGCTATGCTCTCAGAAGGATTTGACGCAATTTTAGTTTCAAAAGTGCTAGGGGCAGAGGATAAGGTGACGCTAGTACAATCTTATCGTAACTGGGATAAAAGTGTAAATGGTTTTGAAGATGATTATTATGCACATCAAGGAATTTATGTGGAGGATGAAGAGATGCAAAAGTATACAGTCTATCATGCAGAGAGTGCACTGTACTGCATCTGCCCGACCAAGGAGCGTGAGATTATCTGGAAAGGATCTATAGATGTTACAGAGCCAGATAATGATCGTAAGGCGATTAAAGATTATATAAGCATGTTAGTATGGGCGCTTGAAGAGCAAGAATTATTAATAATAGGACCTGTCGATTATTAAGCGTATAATTTATAACGCTAGCAACCTGCGATTTTAGTACCACGAGTTGCTAGCGTAATTTTTATAAAACTTTTAAACTTTAAGAACGTCCTCGGTGTGGGAAGTCCTCATACCTATCCTCAAAAGTTTTATCAGTAACATAGTTGTCCTTAAGAACTTTGTAAACCATTACCACCACAGATGCTTGACCTAGCATGGTAATATAAAATATCCAGTTAAAAGCTAGATTCATTGTTGCAAAAATGGTGACTGTAATCAAAAGTAGGGTTGTGATCGCTACCCAGTGCATTGCTGTAATTTTCGTAGTTATCTTTTCTACTAAAGATAATAATTTTTGTAACTATTTAAAAGTGAGCACAGAAAAAGAGGATAATCGCACACAGCAATATCCTCTTTATGATTTTATAGAGCTATGTTCTAATATTGATCTAGTAAATAATTTATTAAGTCTGTAGTGGTAACAATCCCTACTAGTGTATTGTTTTGTAGTACTGGGAGTGCGTGAAACTCTTTGCTAGCAAGAATTTGTGCCACTTCCTTTACGGTTGTATCTGTGGTTACGGTCACAAGTTTTTTTGCCATTACTTGCTCGATGGTAAACATATTATAGACGATGGTATCTACATCTTGCTCATCTTCATCTATTGCATCTGCAAAGCTTATTCTCAATAGATCTGTATAGCTCAAGATACCTATAATATTATTACCGTCTACTACAGGAATATGTCTTATACTATGATTTTTAAAAAGTTGCTCGGCATGCTCTAATGAGTCAGTTTTATGTAGTGTGACCATATTTGAGGTCATTATGCTAGAAACGGGCGTTCTCTTTTTCATCTTTTAGGTTTTAATGATTTCTCAAAAGTAGCTGATGGCTTGCTTGAAAAAGATGATATAAATCAGCTTTTGGGATGACTTCTTGAGTACTCATTAATAGCTCGAAAATTGCCCAATTAATTTATAAAAATCTTCTAAAAATGATATTTGTCATAATTTAAAAACCAACATAATCTCAAATTTGCCATAGGTATAATGGACTTTTTAAAAGTCTGAGCAAATTAGAATTATGGATAATTGTTTCCATTGTGGTGATCCCTGTACAACAGTGATACACCATCAAGAAAAATCGTTTTGTTGTCACGGTTGTAAGACGGTGTATGATATCTTGAGCGATAACGATATGTCGTATTACTACGACCTTGAGAATACACCAGGTACGTCTCCGCTACTTCAAGAAGGTAAGTTTGACTTTTTAGAAAATGAACAAGTAGTTGCCAAACTTTTAGAGTTTGATGAGCAAGGAACACAAGTTGTATCCTTATTAATCCCTACCATACACTGTAGCTCTTGCATCTGGGTGCTAGAAAATCTTAACAAATTGAATCCTGCGGTCAAAACCGCGCAAGTAGATTTTCCTAAGAAAACCATAAGAATCACTTATACATCTAAGGAGTTGTCACTACAAGATCTGGTTATCCTTCTAGCAAGGATAGGCTACGAACCTTACATTTCGTTAGATGATACCACAAAGAAGAAAAAGGCGGTAGACAGGAACTTGACGTATAAGCTAGGTGTGGCTGGGTTTGCTTTTGGAAATATTATGTTTTTATCATTTCCTGAGTATTTTGAGGTAAGTGAGTTTTGGTTAGATAAGTATAAATATGTCTTTAGAGGGTTAATGCTTTTGTTTGCCATTCCGGTAGCCTTTTACTCAGGACGTGACTATTTTATCTCTGCCTACAAAGGATTGCGGTCTAATATCCTCAATATAGACGTGCCTATCGCCATTGGTATTTCTGTACTATTTATAAGATCTACCGTTGAGGTTTTGATGGATTGGGGTTCGGGATTTTTTGATAGTATGGTGGGACTTGTATTCTTCTTGTTGCTGGGTAAATTCTTTCAGCAAAAGACCTACGCGTACCTCTCTTTTGAGCGTGACTATAAGTCTTACTTTCCTATTGCTGTAACACGATTATATAGGGATGATAACGCTTTCGCGAAAGCGCAACCTTCAAGAAAAGAAGAGCAAACACAAGTATACGACCTTAAGAAAGGCGACCGAATTTTAATACGCAACAGTGAGTTATTGCCTGTAGATGGCGTTTTGATTAACGGAAATGCACTCATAGATTACAGCTTTGTTACAGGAGAAGCCGAGCCTGTAGCCAAAAAATCTGGTGATCAGTTATTTGCTGGTGGAAGACAGCAAGCGGGATCCATAGAAGTAGAAGTACTGAAGCCAGTGGCGCAAAGTTACCTCACACAATTATGGTCTAACGAAATATTCTCAAAAGGCAGACAGACCGTTTTTGAAACCCTTACAGATAGTATAAGTAGACGTTTTACGGTGAGTTTACTCATTATTGCTGCGATTGCAACGGCTTACTGGTTATTTATAGACATATCAAAAGCACTTCAAGTATTTACGGCAGTTCTCATTGTGGCATGCCCTTGTGCTATCGCGCTAGCAGCACCATTTACATTAGGAAATATACTACGCATTTTTGGGAGACATAAACTGTATCTAAAAAACAGCGGCGTTATTGAGCAGCTTGCTCATATTGATACCATTGTCTTTGATAAAACAGGAACACTTACTACGAGTGCAAAAAGTGTAATCACTTATGAGGGAGTGGCGCTTACACCAGAAGAGGAATCACTATTAACAAGCACGCTGAGAGCTTCAAACCATCCCTTGAGTAGATCTCTTTATGATTTACTAGAATCTCACGATATAAAAACACTAGACTCCTTTACAGAAGAAGTAGGACAAGGAATCATAGGAACACATAATAATCATACGATTAAAGTAGGTTCTTATGGATTTGTGGCAACTGCACAAACAACTTCTCCAGCAGCCGGTGCCGAACGTACTGCTGTGCACATAAGTACAGATAATGAGTATAAAGGTTGCTACATCTTTTACAATGAATATAGAGAAGGTGTGCAATCGCTTTTTAGTGAATTAAAAAATAACTATGAGATTATCATACTTTCTGGTGATAATGATGGAGAGCGTACTTTTTTATCACAGATATTACCAGATAATGCAACGCTACTTTTCAATCAGAAACCTGGAGATAAATTAGACTTTATAAAAAACTTACAAGAGCAAGGTAAGAATGTACTCATGGTGGGAGATGGGCTTAATGACGCTGGTGCGCTAGCGCAGAGTCATGTGGGTATTTCTATCTCAGAGAATGTAAATGTTTTCTCACCAGCTTGTGATGGGATTCTAGACGCATCGAGATTTACAGACATAGCAACTTTTTTAAGGCTCTCACACAAGGGAGTGAGCATCATTAAGTATGCTTTTATATTCTCATTATTCTATAATCTTATAGGATTGGGGTTTGCCGTTACGGGCAATCTTGCTCCTGTTGTTGCTGCTATTTTAATGCCGCTTAGCTCTATAAGTATCGTCTTATTTACAACGATTGCCACCCATTTTATGGGAGGAAATCTCACTTCAAAAAAACTATAATATGAACAGTATTATTAATCTACAAAGTACACCTCAACTGGCTCAAGTAGCTTTTAAAAAAGCATCTTATACGGAGCGTGATCTTATAGGTCTCTTTCATAAGTCTGCACATAAAGGCGCAGATGAAACGGTTTTTAATAGTTGGGTGAGAGACACCGAGAAGCGAATTTACAGCTTGCAAAGCGGCTTATATGGGCGGTCTTCTGTGTGCAGTACAGTGAGCTTGAGTATTGCATCTATGCTCAACATGTATGTAAATGCGATTACTCGTTTTGAGCAGCAGT includes:
- a CDS encoding universal stress protein, with the protein product MKKKILIPTDFSKNAWNALTYAADLFKHEECSFIVLNTYRTKGYNLGDLMVPEPGTPSYESAKTASEKHMDKLVSMIEFRDTNPKHEYEIITKFGGLMEVMEAIIEQRDIELVVMGTKGASNSRGALFGTSTILAMEKLRNCPVMGVPLDVRVASLKEIVMPTGYKTHYKRKELSNLTTIANLQDANICVLYVNPDDTLSKQQEANKELLAECLEDASFSFHHLSGVDATIGVRNFVESRDSDMVAIINRKHAFFGSVFTTPMIKELGMFSKVPLLVMHDLRN
- a CDS encoding heavy metal translocating P-type ATPase, whose product is MDNCFHCGDPCTTVIHHQEKSFCCHGCKTVYDILSDNDMSYYYDLENTPGTSPLLQEGKFDFLENEQVVAKLLEFDEQGTQVVSLLIPTIHCSSCIWVLENLNKLNPAVKTAQVDFPKKTIRITYTSKELSLQDLVILLARIGYEPYISLDDTTKKKKAVDRNLTYKLGVAGFAFGNIMFLSFPEYFEVSEFWLDKYKYVFRGLMLLFAIPVAFYSGRDYFISAYKGLRSNILNIDVPIAIGISVLFIRSTVEVLMDWGSGFFDSMVGLVFFLLLGKFFQQKTYAYLSFERDYKSYFPIAVTRLYRDDNAFAKAQPSRKEEQTQVYDLKKGDRILIRNSELLPVDGVLINGNALIDYSFVTGEAEPVAKKSGDQLFAGGRQQAGSIEVEVLKPVAQSYLTQLWSNEIFSKGRQTVFETLTDSISRRFTVSLLIIAAIATAYWLFIDISKALQVFTAVLIVACPCAIALAAPFTLGNILRIFGRHKLYLKNSGVIEQLAHIDTIVFDKTGTLTTSAKSVITYEGVALTPEEESLLTSTLRASNHPLSRSLYDLLESHDIKTLDSFTEEVGQGIIGTHNNHTIKVGSYGFVATAQTTSPAAGAERTAVHISTDNEYKGCYIFYNEYREGVQSLFSELKNNYEIIILSGDNDGERTFLSQILPDNATLLFNQKPGDKLDFIKNLQEQGKNVLMVGDGLNDAGALAQSHVGISISENVNVFSPACDGILDASRFTDIATFLRLSHKGVSIIKYAFIFSLFYNLIGLGFAVTGNLAPVVAAILMPLSSISIVLFTTIATHFMGGNLTSKKL
- a CDS encoding universal stress protein: MKHILIPTDFSNASYNALEYAVQLFINDACTFYVLNTYTPVALYTTTIYDNHTALNIDLGEIYKNNSLERLETIIDKVKYAYPNSKHTFTPIASYNVLTLEIDEIVTTSNIDAIVMGTSGASGLKEVFIGSQTMHVVKDAKVPVIGVPEGYTYKALKDILFATDYRTGTHQKGLSLLEELCRKHISRLIFLNAYFGLSLDEEQLENKESLDTYFERDAHINEIADGMTVLEAVEDFQSKHAIDLLVLVHNKHSFFENLLFTPVVNKIVHHAALPFMILPPVNTAI
- a CDS encoding universal stress protein — translated: MIRVLVPTDFSKHALDAFTYGQQLFKGEKVTFTLYHAYEPSALQLLGNKSPLALSKIYRDLKDESEVRLPVFLSEILSRDKSTTFFYKTVSYSGHLKDGIAALEENAYDYIVMGTKGATGLKEVFMGSMTHSIVALHKKIPLLVIPENAVFNEPDSIGFATDFARPYSHEDLQPLIELTKLWKATVRMVEVYEKPEITQVKKDHLQQLEDLLSGVDYRFHTVPEFSSLENCINVFDDELNIDLLVMIDYPKTFFERLTREPVVKKMTFHTTLPFLILPSHN
- a CDS encoding universal stress protein; this encodes MAHILVPTDFSKNAYNALFYATRLYPNEECIITLVHSFENLFSTNTSRIDIGRNEQLYDELERAAFDKLDTLKHEITLDSEGISLVIDMVTSAQPLYKIVNKLIINTNIDVVVMGTKGSSGIREVFLGSQTVKLIKKIKPVPVPVFVVPQSATFQAPTKVAYATDLKIDYAQYPLEIIKEVIRTHKSKLYITHIYNQMSPGQTVETNYRKLKHKLEDVSYTTHWLSSITKMEDALGLFINEHDINLLVLMYHKSGLLKKLFNKSFVDKLSFHSEIPLLILPESF
- a CDS encoding restriction endonuclease, whose protein sequence is MIKKSIQVKKSSGEKVDFSLEKLKASLHRSGAGENDVSHILNIVRDELYQGISTKEIYNRAFALLKKKKSVFASKYKLKKAIYEFGPTGFPFEKFIGQVLKHSGYDTEVGVLMDGKCVHHEVDVVASKENRTLYVECKFHGEEGRNCNVKVPLYIHARYSDIIAETKIKGAISTEGWVVTNTRFTKDAIDYGTCAGLTLLSWDYPKDNGLKDRIDSLGLYPITVSTLLTKREKNFLLGRDVVLCKQLLGDSFYLDHLGISETRKSKILKDIQFLCNVSE
- a CDS encoding CBS domain-containing protein produces the protein MKKRTPVSSIMTSNMVTLHKTDSLEHAEQLFKNHSIRHIPVVDGNNIIGILSYTDLLRISFADAIDEDEQDVDTIVYNMFTIEQVMAKKLVTVTTDTTVKEVAQILASKEFHALPVLQNNTLVGIVTTTDLINYLLDQY